Proteins from a genomic interval of Thamnophis elegans isolate rThaEle1 chromosome 2, rThaEle1.pri, whole genome shotgun sequence:
- the RHOA gene encoding transforming protein RhoA: protein MAAIRKKLVIVGDGACGKTCLLIVFSKDQFPEVYVPTVFENYVADIEVDGKQVELALWDTAGQEDYDRLRPLSYPDTDVILMCFSIDSPDSLENIPEKWTPEVKHFCPNVPIILVGNKKDLRNDEHTRRELAKMKQEPVKPEEGRDMANRIGAFGYMECSAKTKDGVREVFEMATRAALQARRGKKKSGCLLL from the exons ATGGCAGCCATTCGGAAAAAACTGGTGATAGTTGGTGATGGTGCCTGTGGCAAGACATGTCTGCTGATTGTATTTAGTAAAGACCAGTTTCCTGAAGTTTATGTTCCTACAGTATTTGAAAACTATGTAGCAGATATTGAAGTTGATGGAAAGCAG GTGGAGCTGGCTTTATGGGATACAGCTGGACAAGAAGACTATGATCGACTTAGGCCACTTTCATATCCAGACACCGATGTTATACTAATGTGTTTTTCAATTGATAGTCCAGATAGTTTAG AAAACATTCCAGAGAAGTGGACTCCAGAGGTGAAACACTTCTGCCCCAATGTACCCATCATTCTGGTAGGAAATAAGAAGGATTTGAGGAATGATGAACACACAAGACGGGAGTTGGCTAAAATGAAGCAG GAACCAGTCAAACCTGAAGAAGGTAGAGATATGGCAAATCGCATTGGTGCTTTTGGATACATGGAATGCAGTGCAAAGACCAAAGACGGTGTGAGGGAAGTTTTTGAAATGGCTACTAGAGCTGCTTTACAAGCCCGACGTGGCAAGAAAAAATCTGGGTGCCTTCTGTTGTAA